The Methanomicrobiales archaeon HGW-Methanomicrobiales-1 genome includes a region encoding these proteins:
- a CDS encoding 5,10-methylenetetrahydromethanopterin reductase: MTYGIEFVPGNVNVKQVVNYCKLAESKDIDFAWITNHYNNRHCYPTLAAIALATSSLKMGPGIMNAFTDTPAAMASFACTLNEISDGRAVLGIGPGDLSTLPKLAISPDKPVGRLEEAVVQIRKLCAGEEVKKSGMQFFDYDGAKLTGVTLPGKKGIPMYIGAQGPKVLDLAGRIGDGALINASNPKDFAVAIPIIKAATEKVGKKNFDIGAYTAMSIDQSEKKARNAAKIVAAFIAAGSPEPLLTRHGLDLANVAKIKAALGKFDFKTVGELVGDKEIDAFTIAGTPDMVKQKCEDLTKAGVTQIIFGSPLGPDMTNSIRLLGKYVV; the protein is encoded by the coding sequence TTGACATATGGAATTGAATTTGTACCAGGAAATGTCAACGTAAAGCAAGTTGTCAACTATTGTAAACTTGCAGAATCCAAAGACATCGATTTCGCATGGATCACAAACCACTACAACAACCGCCACTGCTACCCCACTCTCGCTGCCATCGCGCTGGCGACTTCGTCCCTTAAGATGGGACCGGGTATCATGAACGCATTTACCGACACCCCAGCAGCAATGGCATCCTTTGCCTGCACGCTGAATGAGATCTCCGATGGACGCGCAGTCCTCGGGATTGGTCCCGGTGACCTCTCCACGCTCCCGAAGCTGGCAATCAGCCCCGACAAGCCAGTCGGACGCCTCGAGGAAGCTGTTGTGCAGATCCGCAAGCTCTGTGCCGGTGAAGAAGTCAAGAAGTCAGGAATGCAGTTCTTTGACTATGACGGAGCAAAGCTGACCGGTGTCACCCTGCCCGGAAAGAAGGGTATCCCGATGTACATCGGTGCACAGGGCCCCAAGGTCCTTGACCTTGCCGGAAGAATTGGTGACGGTGCATTGATCAATGCATCCAACCCCAAGGATTTCGCCGTTGCAATCCCGATCATCAAGGCAGCCACCGAAAAGGTAGGCAAGAAGAACTTTGACATCGGTGCATACACTGCAATGTCCATTGACCAGAGCGAGAAGAAGGCCCGCAATGCAGCAAAGATTGTTGCAGCATTTATTGCAGCCGGCTCACCGGAACCTCTGCTCACCCGCCACGGACTCGACCTTGCCAATGTTGCGAAGATCAAGGCAGCACTCGGAAAGTTCGACTTCAAGACCGTTGGAGAACTCGTTGGAGATAAAGAGATCGATGCATTCACCATTGCAGGAACCCCTGACATGGTCAAGCAGAAATGCGAAGACCTCACCAAGGCCGGTGTCACCCAGATCATCTTCGGCTCACCCCTTGGCCCCGACATGACCAACTCGATCCGCCTCCTCGGCAAATACGTCGTATAA
- a CDS encoding dCTP deaminase: MILSAPEIERRLDLDSAAGKLVITPYGAECQQPASYDLRAAGNIVLERGVCTLVPTLEWVELPMDIAGTLRCRSSMGRRGVLLGAGFVDPGFRGQLTLCLTNMGADTIPIQKDDRIVQMVLHEVREGTRLYSGRYQDSKGVVEAK; the protein is encoded by the coding sequence ATGATTTTGTCTGCACCTGAAATTGAGCGCCGTCTCGACCTCGACAGCGCAGCAGGGAAACTTGTTATCACCCCGTATGGGGCTGAATGCCAGCAACCTGCATCTTATGATCTCCGCGCTGCCGGCAATATCGTGCTGGAACGAGGCGTATGCACGCTTGTCCCGACACTGGAATGGGTTGAACTCCCTATGGATATTGCCGGAACATTGCGGTGCAGATCCTCGATGGGGAGACGTGGTGTATTACTGGGTGCAGGCTTTGTGGATCCGGGTTTTCGGGGGCAACTGACGCTTTGCCTGACCAATATGGGTGCAGATACAATACCTATACAGAAGGATGACCGGATTGTACAGATGGTTCTTCATGAGGTAAGGGAAGGAACCCGATTATATTCGGGGCGTTACCAGGATAGTAAGGGTGTTGTGGAGGCGAAGTGA
- a CDS encoding AMP phosphorylase translates to MKFSAKILDIATRGILLNRADARSIGVLDGDRVQVINSKNSISSAALVQTTSTIAQQGTVGIYRITNERLHLEDGDEIEIREARRPASLDFIKKKMDGVRLTKEETLTIIKDVVSDDLSAAELTAFITASYINPLDMDEVEHLTRAMVETGEQIKFASRPIVDKHSIGGVPGNKISLLVVPIIAASGLKIPKTSSRAITGAGGTADLMEVLAFVEFSASEVQQMTEKVGGAIVWGGATNIAPADDRIIIQEYPFKIDARGQMLASVMAKKYAVGANIVVIDIPVGQHTKVANMAEGRKLAREFIELGERLNMKVECALTYGDIPVGHSIGPKLEVKEALRVLEGATEPNSFIQKSISLAGIAFEMSGKAARGTGAAMAQEILANGKALEKFRQIIEIQGGDPLVKSEDIIPGEHQFVIKAPVSGYVIEMNNRSLVTLARTAGAPQDRGAGILLHAKKGKLVKAGEPLFTLFAERNWRLQNAIEEGRRLMPVLVEGMLLDRVPSISEI, encoded by the coding sequence GTGAAATTCAGTGCAAAAATCTTGGATATTGCAACGCGAGGCATACTTCTCAACAGGGCTGATGCCCGCAGCATCGGTGTGCTTGACGGAGATCGTGTCCAGGTAATAAATTCAAAAAACAGCATTTCATCTGCGGCATTAGTGCAGACAACCTCAACGATTGCACAACAGGGAACTGTTGGGATATACCGCATTACCAATGAGCGTTTGCATCTCGAAGATGGTGATGAAATAGAGATCCGGGAAGCACGAAGACCCGCATCCCTTGACTTTATAAAAAAGAAGATGGATGGTGTCCGGCTCACCAAAGAAGAGACGCTGACCATCATCAAGGATGTAGTCAGCGACGATTTATCCGCTGCCGAACTGACGGCATTCATCACCGCGTCCTACATCAACCCGCTCGATATGGATGAAGTCGAACATCTCACCCGTGCGATGGTTGAGACCGGGGAACAGATCAAGTTCGCATCACGCCCGATTGTTGATAAACATTCCATTGGTGGCGTGCCGGGTAACAAGATCTCCCTACTCGTAGTCCCCATCATCGCTGCAAGCGGCCTGAAAATCCCAAAGACCAGTTCGCGGGCAATCACGGGTGCCGGTGGCACAGCGGATCTCATGGAAGTCCTCGCTTTCGTTGAGTTCTCTGCAAGCGAAGTCCAGCAGATGACCGAAAAAGTGGGCGGTGCAATTGTTTGGGGCGGGGCGACGAATATCGCACCTGCCGATGATCGCATCATCATCCAGGAATACCCTTTCAAGATTGATGCCCGGGGTCAGATGCTTGCCAGTGTCATGGCAAAAAAGTATGCCGTTGGTGCAAATATCGTGGTTATTGATATCCCCGTAGGTCAGCATACCAAAGTTGCGAACATGGCTGAAGGAAGAAAACTTGCCCGGGAGTTTATTGAACTGGGCGAACGGCTTAACATGAAGGTTGAATGTGCGCTGACCTATGGGGATATTCCTGTAGGGCACAGTATCGGGCCAAAACTTGAGGTCAAAGAAGCCCTCCGGGTACTTGAGGGAGCAACGGAACCCAACTCCTTTATCCAGAAGAGTATCTCACTTGCGGGAATCGCATTTGAAATGTCAGGAAAGGCTGCACGGGGTACCGGAGCAGCAATGGCACAGGAAATCCTTGCAAATGGAAAAGCGCTCGAAAAATTCCGGCAGATTATTGAGATACAGGGCGGTGATCCCCTGGTGAAATCCGAAGATATTATCCCTGGAGAACACCAGTTTGTGATAAAAGCTCCCGTATCAGGGTACGTAATCGAGATGAACAACCGTTCCCTTGTAACCCTTGCCCGCACTGCGGGAGCCCCCCAGGACCGTGGCGCCGGTATTCTCCTGCATGCCAAAAAGGGCAAGCTCGTCAAAGCCGGAGAACCGCTCTTTACTCTGTTTGCTGAACGGAACTGGCGGCTACAGAACGCCATTGAGGAAGGGCGGCGGCTCATGCCGGTGCTGGTTGAAGGTATGCTTTTAGACCGTGTGCCCTCAATTTCAGAGATTTAG